The proteins below come from a single Fastidiosipila sanguinis genomic window:
- a CDS encoding metal ABC transporter ATP-binding protein gives MNKILEVKNLTFNYADTMVFKDISLVLDEEEFIGISGPNGAGKSTLLKLILGQLKPLSGEISLFGEKVSDFKDWQKVGYISQKMVDLNASFPASVLEVVLSNMYKSIGFGLPARKKHKEKALEVLNLVGAAHLVDKRIGELSGGQQQRVFLARALVNDPELLILDEATSGIDAQSQDKFYELLQNLREQKKISILMVSHDMLRIHDNVDKLYYLLGDSIELYDLHNDEDHERLNRIIHGAPHSFGERSETYHSKMYHGKE, from the coding sequence ATGAATAAAATTTTGGAAGTAAAAAATTTAACTTTTAATTACGCTGATACCATGGTATTTAAAGATATCTCTTTAGTCTTAGATGAAGAAGAGTTTATAGGTATTTCTGGACCTAATGGTGCAGGGAAAAGTACTTTGCTGAAACTTATCTTAGGTCAACTTAAACCACTATCAGGAGAAATCAGTTTGTTTGGTGAAAAAGTTTCCGATTTTAAAGATTGGCAAAAAGTAGGTTATATTTCACAAAAGATGGTTGATCTAAATGCTTCATTCCCAGCTAGTGTTTTGGAAGTTGTGCTCTCAAATATGTATAAGAGCATAGGTTTTGGGTTACCAGCTCGCAAAAAACATAAGGAAAAAGCTCTCGAAGTATTAAATTTAGTAGGAGCTGCTCATTTAGTTGACAAGAGAATTGGCGAACTATCAGGAGGACAGCAGCAACGAGTTTTCTTAGCCAGAGCATTAGTCAATGATCCTGAACTGCTAATTTTAGATGAAGCAACAAGTGGAATTGATGCACAATCACAAGATAAGTTTTATGAACTATTGCAAAATTTAAGAGAACAGAAAAAAATTAGTATATTGATGGTTTCGCATGACATGTTAAGAATACATGATAATGTAGATAAACTATATTATCTTCTTGGCGACAGTATAGAGCTATATGATTTACATAATGATGAAGATCATGAGAGATTAAATCGAATAATTCATGGTGCTCCACATTCTTTTGGTGAGCGCTCTGAAACCTACCATTCTAAAATGTATCATGGAAAAGAATAA
- a CDS encoding metal ABC transporter permease — MLEMLSFGFMRTALIVALFIGAASAFIGQTVVLRRQANMGDALSHSALAGVALGVVLGYNPTLWSLAGTLVAAFILEFVRRMFPRYAEIASAIVIAFSVGLAGILSNMAGTGKSFGSYLFGSIVAISPAERNLTILICSIVIIVSLLLYKELFFMSFDSEGAKLAGINIILVDVIFIIMTALTVGVASRSVGTLVISSLLVLPYATAMQLHLNYKNTLIASVIIGSSCTLVGVIVSYVYGFAPGGSIVILSVIVLIVLSIFSKIYMSIKANSMNNRS, encoded by the coding sequence ATGTTAGAAATGTTGTCATTTGGATTTATGAGAACAGCTCTTATAGTTGCTTTGTTTATTGGAGCAGCCTCAGCCTTTATAGGACAGACTGTAGTTCTTCGTAGACAAGCTAATATGGGTGATGCTTTATCTCACTCAGCCTTGGCTGGTGTTGCTTTGGGAGTTGTTTTAGGTTATAACCCTACTTTATGGTCATTGGCAGGAACTTTAGTTGCAGCATTTATTTTAGAGTTTGTGCGAAGAATGTTTCCGCGTTATGCTGAGATTGCATCTGCGATTGTTATAGCGTTTTCAGTAGGTTTAGCAGGTATTTTATCTAATATGGCGGGTACTGGAAAAAGTTTCGGGTCATACCTATTTGGTAGTATTGTAGCTATTAGTCCTGCTGAACGAAACTTAACTATATTGATTTGTTCTATAGTAATTATAGTTTCATTACTATTATATAAAGAGCTATTCTTTATGAGCTTCGACTCAGAAGGTGCAAAATTAGCTGGTATTAATATAATTCTAGTTGATGTTATTTTTATTATAATGACTGCTTTAACTGTAGGTGTGGCTTCTAGAAGCGTAGGTACACTTGTTATATCTTCATTATTGGTATTACCATATGCTACTGCAATGCAGCTACACTTGAATTATAAAAATACTCTAATTGCTAGTGTCATTATTGGTTCAAGTTGTACTTTAGTAGGAGTAATAGTTTCTTATGTATATGGTTTTGCTCCAGGTGGTTCAATTGTAATATTGAGTGTCATTGTATTGATTGTACTTAGTATTTTCAGTAAAATTTATATGTCTATAAAAGCTAATAGTATGAATAATAGATCTTAG
- a CDS encoding Fur family transcriptional regulator codes for MGNKKSRDEALQILRENNIRRTSARVYMLEAMQAAEVPLDAKEIFDKVVEKVGEDSIWLSTIYRNLEVFEEKELVHQVRMPESESIYYHLHEQEHKHYAICKNCRKEIHLDFCYLDELSDSLESQGFTPKYHRLEIFGLCKDCNTKSN; via the coding sequence ATGGGAAATAAAAAGTCAAGAGATGAAGCATTACAGATTCTACGTGAAAATAACATTAGAAGAACAAGTGCTAGAGTTTATATGTTAGAAGCAATGCAAGCCGCTGAAGTTCCATTGGATGCAAAAGAAATATTTGATAAAGTTGTAGAAAAAGTAGGTGAGGACTCAATTTGGTTGAGTACTATATATAGAAATCTAGAGGTTTTTGAGGAAAAAGAACTAGTCCATCAAGTTAGAATGCCTGAATCTGAGAGTATTTATTATCACCTGCATGAACAAGAGCATAAACATTATGCTATATGCAAGAATTGTCGCAAGGAAATTCACTTGGATTTCTGTTATTTGGATGAGCTTTCAGATAGTCTGGAAAGTCAAGGGTTCACTCCTAAATATCACAGACTAGAAATTTTTGGGTTGTGTAAAGATTGCAATACAAAGTCAAATTAG
- a CDS encoding peptide chain release factor 3, translating to MNSELNEQKNKNKLKQELDREIDRRRTFAIISHPDAGKTTITEKFLLYGGAIHEAGSVRARKANRHATSDWMEIEKQRGISVTSSVMQFEYEGYCVNILDTPGHQDFSEDTYRTLTAADAAVMLIDGGKGVEPQTIKLFQVCRMRGIPIFTFVNKMDRAARSPFELMDEIEKVLGISAFPFNWPIGIYGDFKGVYNRRTREVELFNDENEDHGASRVTVSVNSIEDPELDKILGTEYHETLMEEIELLDIAGDDLDFELINNGELTPMFFGSAISNFGVETFLQYFLKMSPSPSPRKSDQGLIDPNDEAFRGFIFKIQANMNPGHRDRLAFLRICSGKFEKDMEVVNVNSSKTIRLQQPQQFMAQDHKTVDQAYAGDIIGIYDPGIYRIGDSICSAGAEVNFEAIPSFAPEHFARVQAKDSLKRKQFIKGMTQLAQEGTIQMYKEPSIGTETYVVGVVGVLQFDVLRERLKNEYKVELVQSNLNYRFARWVKFEKDAPSKDLEDLDMTSSTLLVEDHLGNPVLLFESQWAIDWIYDKNKGVVLTSINEGQNISHV from the coding sequence CTCTCACCCGGATGCAGGTAAAACTACAATTACAGAAAAATTCTTACTTTACGGTGGTGCTATACATGAAGCTGGATCTGTTAGAGCTCGTAAAGCTAACAGACATGCAACTAGTGACTGGATGGAGATAGAGAAGCAACGTGGTATCTCTGTAACATCTTCTGTAATGCAATTTGAATACGAAGGTTATTGTGTGAATATACTTGATACCCCAGGACACCAGGACTTCTCTGAAGATACTTATCGTACACTTACTGCAGCTGATGCTGCTGTCATGCTTATTGACGGTGGTAAAGGTGTTGAGCCACAAACCATTAAACTCTTTCAAGTTTGTAGAATGCGTGGAATTCCTATTTTCACCTTTGTCAATAAAATGGATAGAGCTGCCAGAAGCCCATTTGAATTAATGGATGAGATTGAAAAAGTTCTAGGTATATCTGCCTTTCCTTTCAACTGGCCAATTGGAATTTATGGTGATTTCAAAGGTGTTTACAATCGTCGTACCAGAGAAGTTGAATTATTTAATGACGAAAATGAAGACCACGGTGCCAGTAGAGTTACAGTCAGCGTAAACTCTATTGAAGATCCAGAGCTAGATAAAATTCTCGGAACTGAGTACCACGAAACTTTAATGGAAGAGATTGAGCTTCTCGATATCGCTGGAGATGATCTGGATTTCGAACTTATTAATAATGGTGAGTTGACACCAATGTTCTTTGGTTCTGCTATTAGTAACTTTGGTGTAGAAACTTTCTTACAGTATTTCTTGAAAATGAGTCCTTCCCCAAGTCCTCGTAAGAGCGATCAAGGTTTAATTGATCCTAACGATGAGGCTTTTAGAGGTTTTATCTTCAAAATTCAAGCAAACATGAATCCAGGACACAGAGACCGTTTGGCATTTCTTAGAATATGCTCAGGTAAATTCGAAAAAGATATGGAAGTTGTCAATGTAAACTCTAGCAAGACAATACGTTTACAGCAACCTCAACAGTTCATGGCTCAAGATCATAAGACTGTAGACCAAGCTTACGCTGGAGATATTATTGGTATTTATGATCCAGGTATTTATAGAATTGGTGACTCCATATGTTCTGCTGGCGCAGAGGTAAACTTCGAAGCCATACCTAGTTTCGCCCCGGAACACTTTGCTAGAGTTCAAGCTAAGGATAGTCTCAAACGTAAACAATTTATAAAAGGTATGACCCAATTAGCACAAGAAGGTACTATTCAGATGTATAAAGAACCTAGCATCGGTACAGAAACTTATGTTGTTGGTGTTGTTGGTGTCTTGCAGTTCGATGTCTTACGTGAGCGATTAAAGAATGAGTACAAGGTTGAACTAGTTCAAAGTAATTTAAACTATCGCTTCGCTCGCTGGGTGAAATTCGAGAAAGATGCTCCAAGTAAAGATCTAGAAGATTTAGATATGACATCAAGTACTTTGTTAGTCGAAGATCACCTTGGCAATCCAGTACTTCTCTTTGAGTCTCAATGGGCTATAGATTGGATTTATGACAAAAATAAGGGTGTAGTTCTGACATCAATAAATGAAGGACAAAATATAAGTCACGTTTAA